In the Gossypium raimondii isolate GPD5lz chromosome 9, ASM2569854v1, whole genome shotgun sequence genome, one interval contains:
- the LOC105800104 gene encoding transcription factor bHLH126 isoform X2 has product MDEMFFHFSSGSDPQNTIPHDEILDYVPMGGSSSRGRQRKLLSTEKRENSNADDKKKSMHRDIERQRRQEMSTLYASLRTLLPLEYIKGKRAISDHMNGAVSYVKDLQKRIDGLNAKRDELKKASDNWSGFEQGMTSNEAFPSSAVVRQSLDGVEVVISTSVGPKALTLSRVLQLLLEEGLDVVNCITTRIDGGLIHTIQTEVSDLRGVHVPYLEQKLNKLFDIGMLHI; this is encoded by the exons ATGGATGAGATGTTCTTCCACTTTTCTTCCGGTTCCGACCCTCAAAACACGATCCCACATGATGAGATTTTGGATTATGTTCCCATGGGTGGCAGCAGCAGTAGAGGCCGCCAACGAAAATTATTGTCAActgagaagagagaaaatagtAACGCTGATGATAAGAAAAAGTCTATGCATAGGGATATTGAGAGGCAAAGAAGGCAAGAAATGTCCACCCTTTATGCTTCTCTTCGAACTCTTCTCCCTCTTGAGTACATCAAG GGAAAGCGTGCAATATCAGATCATATGAATGGAGCAGTGAGTTATGTAAAGGACCTGCAGAAGAGGATCGATGGACTGAATGCCAAGAGAGATGAGTTAAAGAAGGCATCGGATAATTGGAGTGGTTTTGAGCAAGGGATGACCTCTAACGAGGCCTTCCCAAGCAGTGCTGTAGTTCGCCAATCTTTGGATGGTGTTGAAGTTGTGATCAGCACCAGTGTTGGACCTAAAGCTTTGACCCTCTCAAGGGTGCTACAATTGCTGCTTGAGGAAGGACTGGATGTTGTTAACTGTATCACTACCAGAATTGATGGAGGACTGATCCACACCATTCAAACTGAG GTTAGCGATCTGAGAGGCGTTCATGTACCTTATCTGGAGCAGAAACTAAATAAA TTATTTGATATAGGTATGTTACACATTTGA
- the LOC105800104 gene encoding transcription factor bHLH126 isoform X1, translating to MDEMFFHFSSGSDPQNTIPHDEILDYVPMGGSSSRGRQRKLLSTEKRENSNADDKKKSMHRDIERQRRQEMSTLYASLRTLLPLEYIKGKRAISDHMNGAVSYVKDLQKRIDGLNAKRDELKKASDNWSGFEQGMTSNEAFPSSAVVRQSLDGVEVVISTSVGPKALTLSRVLQLLLEEGLDVVNCITTRIDGGLIHTIQTEVSDLRGVHVPYLEQKLNKVCYTFEVEKKT from the exons ATGGATGAGATGTTCTTCCACTTTTCTTCCGGTTCCGACCCTCAAAACACGATCCCACATGATGAGATTTTGGATTATGTTCCCATGGGTGGCAGCAGCAGTAGAGGCCGCCAACGAAAATTATTGTCAActgagaagagagaaaatagtAACGCTGATGATAAGAAAAAGTCTATGCATAGGGATATTGAGAGGCAAAGAAGGCAAGAAATGTCCACCCTTTATGCTTCTCTTCGAACTCTTCTCCCTCTTGAGTACATCAAG GGAAAGCGTGCAATATCAGATCATATGAATGGAGCAGTGAGTTATGTAAAGGACCTGCAGAAGAGGATCGATGGACTGAATGCCAAGAGAGATGAGTTAAAGAAGGCATCGGATAATTGGAGTGGTTTTGAGCAAGGGATGACCTCTAACGAGGCCTTCCCAAGCAGTGCTGTAGTTCGCCAATCTTTGGATGGTGTTGAAGTTGTGATCAGCACCAGTGTTGGACCTAAAGCTTTGACCCTCTCAAGGGTGCTACAATTGCTGCTTGAGGAAGGACTGGATGTTGTTAACTGTATCACTACCAGAATTGATGGAGGACTGATCCACACCATTCAAACTGAG GTTAGCGATCTGAGAGGCGTTCATGTACCTTATCTGGAGCAGAAACTAAATAAA GTATGTTACACATTTGAAGTGGAAAAGAAAACTTAG